In Acaryochloris marina S15, a single genomic region encodes these proteins:
- a CDS encoding ISNCY family transposase: MNEGVLNFPLLLHWLHQLIEHLDDPRQPSNGTKFSLKDIVLGAFAVFFMQCPSFLEYQRHVHSRHGRDNAQALFELTELPTSNQIKNVLDLIAFRLLFPIFYQIYSVLLRRGYLEQYKVLGGHLLVGLDGSEYFSSNRICCDQCSTKTHRDGSVTYTHTAVLPVLVCPEIEHVISLAPEFIRPQDGAEKQDSETAAAKRWIKGHAQGFDGAKITVLGDDLYSRQPMVETCLEDELNFIFVCLPSSHPELYEWVEYLEGIGDVEHLETRGWNGRYHEICQYRYYNRIPLREELPAVMVNWCEVSVTRAADGKTMYHNAFITHHFINDQSVAEIVSAGRARWKAENEGHNVLKTKGYHLEHNFGHGQKNLAAVLLVLNLLAFLFHTVLHLVDSTYQRMRKQRGTRQGFFHDIQTLTKYLLFESWEHLLQFMLDDPEPRIAADTS; encoded by the coding sequence ATGAATGAAGGTGTTCTAAATTTCCCTCTCTTACTGCACTGGCTACATCAGCTCATTGAGCACCTCGATGATCCACGTCAACCCAGTAATGGCACCAAATTTAGTCTCAAAGATATTGTATTAGGCGCATTTGCTGTCTTCTTTATGCAATGTCCTTCGTTTCTGGAGTACCAACGCCATGTTCATAGTCGTCATGGTCGTGACAACGCCCAAGCCCTCTTTGAGTTAACAGAACTCCCCACGAGCAACCAAATCAAGAATGTTTTGGACTTGATCGCATTTCGTCTTCTGTTTCCCATTTTTTATCAAATTTATAGCGTTCTCCTACGACGAGGTTATCTAGAGCAATATAAGGTTCTAGGTGGACACCTGTTGGTAGGGCTAGACGGCAGCGAGTATTTTTCCTCAAACCGGATTTGTTGCGATCAGTGTTCTACCAAAACCCATCGGGATGGGAGTGTCACCTATACGCACACCGCCGTGTTGCCCGTCCTCGTTTGTCCGGAAATTGAACATGTCATTTCTCTGGCCCCAGAGTTCATTCGTCCTCAAGATGGTGCGGAGAAACAGGATAGTGAAACCGCTGCGGCCAAACGGTGGATCAAGGGGCATGCTCAAGGGTTTGACGGAGCCAAGATTACGGTTCTTGGCGATGACCTCTATAGCCGTCAACCGATGGTGGAGACTTGTTTAGAGGATGAGTTGAACTTCATTTTTGTCTGTTTGCCCTCCTCCCATCCAGAGCTATATGAATGGGTAGAGTATTTAGAAGGTATTGGAGATGTTGAGCATCTAGAGACTCGGGGCTGGAACGGTCGCTATCATGAAATTTGTCAGTATCGCTATTACAATCGCATCCCCCTGCGTGAGGAGCTACCAGCAGTGATGGTCAACTGGTGCGAAGTCTCTGTTACTCGTGCTGCTGATGGAAAGACTATGTATCACAACGCGTTCATTACTCACCATTTCATCAATGACCAAAGTGTGGCCGAGATTGTCAGTGCTGGACGTGCCCGATGGAAAGCGGAGAATGAAGGACACAATGTCCTCAAAACCAAGGGCTATCACTTAGAACATAATTTTGGTCATGGTCAGAAGAACCTTGCTGCTGTGCTATTGGTACTCAACCTGTTGGCATTCTTATTTCATACCGTCTTGCACTTGGTGGACTCCACTTATCAACGCATGCGAAAGCAACGGGGAACCCGACAAGGCTTTTTTCACGATATTCAGACTTTGACCAAATACTTGCTCTTTGAGAGTTGGGAGCATTTGCTCCAGTTTATGTTGGATGATCCAGAGCCTCGAATAGCAGCCGATACCTCATGA
- a CDS encoding acyl-CoA dehydrogenase family protein, with protein sequence MTFLEQAEDFLRGMIAPQAMQIDQSSESLFQALYELGSQGLLGLRVHQEWGGQDLDELTFRQFQELVSRYSGALAFLQTQHQSAASLIARSTNTVLKEKYLPHLSSGKVLIGIGFSHLRRQNPPPVQAIPTDAGYEITGEVPWVTGYGCFNHFIVGAQLADGRAVFGLVPLATVSQSSGMMTCSDPLPLAAMGATQTVKVRLNRWQLSQEAVVVMRPPDWIHSNDTKNSLHHSFFALGCAQAALDILSSPKLPEFVEPARQLLDQELQSCRQAIYQEQQTSELTLPKRLQLRAWAIELANRCAHAAVISGRGGANLMGHPAQRVYREALAFSVFGQTTDVMEASLAQLVRSSS encoded by the coding sequence ATGACTTTTCTTGAGCAGGCTGAAGACTTTTTGCGGGGGATGATTGCGCCGCAAGCGATGCAGATTGACCAAAGTTCTGAGTCCTTGTTTCAGGCCCTATATGAGTTGGGAAGTCAGGGGTTGCTGGGGCTGCGAGTACATCAGGAATGGGGTGGACAAGATCTCGATGAACTGACATTTCGCCAGTTTCAAGAACTGGTCAGTCGCTATTCAGGTGCATTGGCATTTTTGCAAACCCAACATCAAAGTGCGGCCTCACTTATTGCCCGAAGTACCAATACAGTTCTGAAGGAAAAATATCTCCCCCATCTGAGCAGCGGTAAGGTGTTGATTGGTATTGGCTTTTCCCATCTGCGTCGCCAGAATCCGCCCCCGGTTCAAGCGATTCCAACGGATGCAGGTTATGAAATTACGGGTGAAGTTCCTTGGGTAACGGGATATGGCTGTTTTAATCACTTTATTGTGGGAGCCCAACTGGCGGATGGACGGGCGGTATTTGGCTTGGTGCCTTTGGCAACGGTTTCTCAATCTAGCGGCATGATGACTTGTAGTGATCCACTGCCTTTGGCGGCGATGGGGGCTACGCAAACGGTGAAGGTACGGTTGAATCGCTGGCAACTTTCGCAGGAAGCGGTTGTGGTGATGCGTCCACCGGACTGGATTCACTCTAACGATACAAAAAATAGTTTGCACCATAGCTTTTTTGCTTTGGGATGTGCTCAGGCTGCTTTAGATATTCTCTCTAGTCCGAAGCTACCGGAATTTGTGGAACCTGCTCGACAGTTATTGGACCAGGAGCTGCAGTCGTGTCGACAGGCTATTTATCAGGAACAGCAAACCTCTGAATTAACGTTGCCTAAACGTCTGCAACTTAGAGCCTGGGCGATTGAGTTGGCCAATCGCTGTGCCCATGCGGCTGTCATTAGTGGGCGAGGTGGAGCCAATTTGATGGGCCATCCTGCCCAACGGGTCTATCGGGAAGCGTTGGCTTTCTCGGTGTTTGGGCAAACGACGGATGTTATGGAAGCTTCGTTGGCCCAGTTGGTTCGTTCAAGTTCCTGA